The genomic region GGTAGGAAGGACTTGAGTTGCAAAATTTAGCTGCTGAacatttttcttgttgttgCAGTCCCTTACAATATGCCCTATTTTCCCACAATTGTGACACTTAGGTTTGCCTTTAAGAAAACATTCTCCATAATGGTATTTATCACAGTACCTGCAAAGGTTTCTTCCACCTTCTACAACTGCAATTTGCTTCCTAGATTGGTAAGTAGGCTTTTGATCccactttttaaattttggtttccaATTCTTCTGGTATCGATTGCCTTGATTTCCAAAAGAATTGGCAGATTTGAAATTCACACTTAGACTTGCAAATGCTCTTTTAGTCTTTTTCTCATTATGTCTCTCCAATCTCTGTGCAAAACTTTTCATTATGGCAACCACCTCTTGAACCTCAATCACATCTATATCCCTTGAGTGTTCAATCACAGAGCATATAGGACCATACGCAAAGGGTAAACTAATCAACATTTTCGGCACAATTCTTTCTCTAGACAATTCCTCTCCATAACTTCTCATTTGATTTATCAGATCAAACAATTTTGTAAGATAAACAGGCAAAAACTCATCATCTCTAATTCTAGTATATTTGAATTCTCTAAGAAGACCTTGTAATTTGATACTTCTAACCTGTTTGTCGCCATGGAATTCTTGCATCAAAATATCCCAAGCTCCCTTAGAAGTTTCTTCATAAGAGATTCAAGGGGAAATCTCATCAGAAACTGCTCACTGAATTAGCCCCAACGCCTTGGCATCTTTCATGAGCTTCTTTGTGAGAGTTGCAACATCACTCGATTCCTCCTCCTACTTCTTTGCATCAGATTCATTAGCTCTTTTCGAATCTGAGCACTCTACTCCTTTTTCAACAAACTCCCATAATCCATGAGACTTGAAAATAGTCTTCATCCTTGTGCTCCAAAACTCATAATTCTCACCGTTGAAGATTGACACTCTCAGCTCACCACCTCCAAACCCTACCATGTTAGACACAAATCTCGCAAGCAATTTCTTTAAATTCCTTCACATATTCAATCACCCATTGTTAAGCAACCAAACgaggctctgaggccatgttagaaTCTAGAGACTATGATCTCTATTGTTAGGAATGAATCGAAAATGAAGATGAAGGTTTCTAGAGAAATCtcagagagttgcagagagaatATTCACAGAAGGATccttttcattcattcacactcagcACACAAGACATGTGCGAGTGTAATACCGTTGGGAAGGGAGGGATTCTCTCTCACAAAGTTCAATCTCCACCATTCATATAATCTACCCTATAAGATAGCTACAAGTGGCAAACACATTACTAACACTAAGATTACATCGCAGCTGTCCAATTGGAATATAATCCAATGGCTCACATTTAAACCTAAAATACTAAGACTTAAAACTAATATTTCTCTAGCACAAACACTTATATTCCAACAATAAGTAGGATAATCATACAGCTTTCCAAAAACTAGTGAAAAAAGAAGAGCTATTGATGTGTAAACAGATACAAGTCATACAACAATACCACTCACGAGGCTAATAACGTTCAATCAACAAGGTGATGAAATTATAGGGATGTGAGCAGACGAGATTATATCATTCGCCAAATGGAAGTTCACAAGGAGCAAGAGATTATATCACTCATGATGCTATTTTGTTGTTTACAGACATAAGGGGAGCAATCAAGTTTGGGAAAATTGATGCTGTAAAACATGTACTATTTGACAATGTATACCtagacaaaacaaaatttaatacAAATGATCCACCATTAAAGAGCAGAATACGATCTAATGACAGACATATTATAACCTACTATTTGCAGGAATAGTAATATATTTCCTGTCTGAAATGAACCAATCTCCTACTCAATAGTGCAATCAAGGTCAGCTCTTAAAAAGACAAGCGCAAAACCTTCTTTGTTTTCTGAAAGGAGAGAAAATCTAACCAAATTCCCTTCAGTTTGACATGAAAGGATTCCGTTGACAACATGGTTGTCCGCTTCGGTTTAGCCTGGCTGCAGCACTAGGGAAGGTTAACGCAATCAATGCAAAATACGGGTCTTTGTCTTGGTCCACAAATATGTAACAAATCAAAGACTTCAAATGATTTTTGTACTACGATAAAATTCTCGACGCCTCATAATCATAGagcaaaaaggaaaattaaaattgataCAAAACACTACTGTTTTCAATCCGAAGCAGGGTATGAAAACTAGTGACTATTGCTATACATCCCTAAATAAGCATTGGAAAAATACTCGGTCAAGGTACATATGATTTCTCAGAAAATAGCTTGGAAGAATCACACGCCAATGCTAGTCCCAAATCGTTTACTTCATGAACCTGAACACAAATTACTCAAACAACTACCAAACAGAAAAGGCAGACAACCAAGTTGCACACAAGATTCGCAAAAGCAAGAAATAACATTACACAAAACTAAGAAACCCCAAACTTATAATTGCAATCATAGACTTAAATTGCAATCAAATAGGATTATTAGGAAGCAGAAACCCCAAGTTTTATATACTCCATAAATCCAACAACAAAAGGCAACGTCCTCAGTGAAAAGTGCCCATTGGTCAGTTTAAGTAAAGCATACATAAAATTCCTCAAATCCAATTACTAAACCCTACTACCTCCCTAAAATatagaacaaaaccctaaacagTACCCAGAACCATAAGATGTAGATTCGACGAAAAAGGCACCGACCCACTAACCCATTAGAGACAATACCCAAATCCCATCACGGAAATTGGATGATCCAACCCGGATCGCATCAGACGGGGCTGAGAAGTTGGGAAAGTTGCGGCTTGGGTTCCGAGTTCATGCCGATGATGATGACCAGGGGAATGAAGCCGTAGTGGGTGACGACCTTGGCCTTCTTCAGGGCCCACGTGCTCCACTCCTTGAAGGATTGAGCCACCGACCGCTCCTCCGAGCCCTTGGAGGGCTTCGCCGGAGTCTTGCCCTTGCTCTTCAGAGATATTCTCGACGCCATTGAAATTTGCTTCTGGAGTTTGTGCGAGTCTGCGCGCCTCTCtctaaaaaaaccctaattatatTGCTTGGGGGTCGTGGCTCCATAACAAGTGTCGTTAGCGTGACGCGACTTGTGTTTAGTGTGTAGCGCGCATCACAACCgtcgtttttttatttttcgtttcttccacaaaattctaacttttatCTCTCACAAGTCAcaggaggaaagaaaaaaaatgtctaattcatgcaatagtaggagaaatttttctttcttaccaAAACACGTGTGGTAcattatgtatttttatataagtggtgagaaattatattttttaagttattaaatttttaacacacatatctcaaaATTTGTATAGTTAGACATGGTGTACCACCTCATACCTCATATTCCGATTACACTAAAAATCTCTCTTATAGTAGGTTGgtggaagaaaagaagaaaaagaacaattagatttttctttatctttttttagaatcaaatcatatttgttaataaaaacttggggttttttttcttttcaaaaagatGTTTTATTCGAACACCAAAAGAGTACAAACGATAGCGTAAAAATCAAACGTGACTATGAAAATAAAAGTTGCGTCTTAAAAAGACACGCTGCTTGAATAAGCTGTCATggcgcaaaaaaaaaattcaatagcctaagaccatctccaatgattgggctaaaagtcaaattttttagtctgaaaaatttagtttttagcccaaaaacagtttttctatTCCAACTGTTctaccctaaaattttagccatggattattaaagaatgaacttaggcttttttttttttttgttaaattaaattttttaaaaaaaaataaatatgtagactatcgtaaattaattttatgaacattttaatctaaaaaaatttaaattccgataaatattgggtagagtccaccccgatttctgggctaaattttggggggaatttggcattggtttagcatttagctcaaaatgtccccttgggttggagtgggtttggggggaaattttggggggtaatttggcttttagcccaccattggagttagTCTAACGGCATATACAATGCAATCTAAAACAATAAGCCAAATAGACTAACATTGTAAAAACCTTCAGGATAGAAAAAAAGAGTCAAAAGATAGACACGAAACTTCTAAAAACTCcagcaaaaaaattattaatctcTAAGGGCCTGTTTTGTATTTGATTTGGATCCAaagt from Pyrus communis chromosome 4, drPyrComm1.1, whole genome shotgun sequence harbors:
- the LOC137731359 gene encoding mitochondrial import receptor subunit TOM7-2-like, encoding MASRISLKSKGKTPAKPSKGSEERSVAQSFKEWSTWALKKAKVVTHYGFIPLVIIIGMNSEPKPQLSQLLSPV